The Candidatus Hydrogenedentota bacterium genome includes a window with the following:
- a CDS encoding GDP-mannose 4,6-dehydratase, which yields MKALITGGAGFIGSHLCEALLKKGDEVFVLDDLSTGRFENIEHLDGKVTSVIDSTLNQEIVRDLVREVDVVYHLAATLGVQLVVDEPIRTITNNIRGTETVLEEVGWYRRRVLVASTSEVYGKSEKEVFREDDDRIMGSTHLSRWSYAESKAIDEFLTLAYWRSKRMPCVVVRLFNTVGPRQTGRYGMVIPRFVRAALRGEDITVYGDGKQTRCFAYVGDVVPALMGLMDKRDINGEIFNIGSTYRITIEDLAKRVIALTGSKSQLEYVPYDKAYGPGYEDMRHRAPSLEKIGAAIGYAPKTDLDTILNAVIDDMRRNGGS from the coding sequence ATGAAGGCGTTGATTACGGGCGGAGCAGGGTTTATCGGGTCGCATTTGTGCGAGGCGTTGTTGAAGAAGGGGGACGAGGTTTTCGTTCTCGACGATCTGAGCACGGGGCGCTTCGAGAATATTGAGCATCTGGACGGGAAGGTGACGTCCGTTATCGATTCGACGTTGAACCAGGAGATCGTGCGGGACCTCGTGCGCGAGGTGGATGTCGTGTATCACCTGGCGGCGACGTTGGGCGTGCAGCTTGTCGTGGATGAGCCCATCCGGACGATTACGAATAATATCCGCGGGACCGAGACCGTGCTGGAGGAAGTAGGCTGGTATCGGCGTCGCGTGCTGGTGGCGTCGACGAGCGAGGTGTACGGAAAGAGCGAGAAGGAAGTCTTTCGCGAGGACGACGACCGGATCATGGGTTCGACCCACCTGAGCCGCTGGAGCTACGCGGAGTCTAAGGCGATAGATGAGTTTCTGACGTTGGCGTATTGGCGGTCGAAGCGGATGCCCTGTGTCGTGGTGCGCTTGTTCAACACGGTGGGGCCGCGGCAGACGGGCCGTTATGGAATGGTGATTCCGCGGTTTGTACGGGCTGCGTTGCGCGGCGAGGACATTACCGTGTACGGCGACGGCAAGCAGACGCGTTGTTTTGCGTATGTCGGCGATGTCGTGCCGGCGCTGATGGGGCTGATGGACAAGCGGGACATCAACGGCGAAATCTTTAATATCGGCAGCACGTATCGGATCACGATCGAGGATTTGGCGAAGCGGGTGATCGCGCTCACGGGCAGCAAATCGCAGCTTGAGTATGTGCCGTACGACAAGGCGTATGGTCCTGGTTATGAGGATATGCGGCATCGCGCGCCGTCGTTGGAAAAAATCGGCGCGGCGATTGGCTATGCGCCAAAGACGGATTTGGATACGATTCTGAATGCGGTGATCGACGATATGCGGCGGAATGGGGGAAGTTAG